In a single window of the Pontibacter russatus genome:
- a CDS encoding malectin domain-containing carbohydrate-binding protein — translation MPSHLPDVEYHLTAKPWHPLNIPREAYLDRVEGIVREVVTFQNQRGAIIDPYRRGEVQYSTPYFAFAVGTLISSGRAMDLLDEGVAAMNSATGKIARGAGAIPDNHGEFFLAPLANAVPFYAPHVPVEVLETWKTRMEKPVELILRGRTHNWRTYAMKGEWYRAKNGYIDKARAVDWLEDSWINTQKSRFTNNPWNFYHDQTSDPDTWPYESAARGNLLAMIADGYDGTSRDEILHTLERASQSSLLLQDPSGQGVAGGRSGNHTWNDIVLANGYETMAEMAYKAGETRLAGQYRRAAALGFQSVQRWRREDGTYSVTKNHFDPADRVGFAIYSHFTNYNGYMMYHMAENYLRHISPIPEQPAPNEIGGYTLVSGGNLATAVANAGGMHMQVNLRGATKPAYGIYWTTLGVVRFGKTGWDSRLGPSDGVRETKYGLGVSFAPTFLEGDKWVRLSSLPDRYEAVFSTQFTHPLLVRCRIVYKPKNGREGPTFTNDFVITPDGIRSTLTSSATATDFGVTWPVLTSDGATSLRNELTSHTASVSFPGEADEQNFIALHPAPAITATDVVRRSAYGDLLPVRMVSGAATNTTFIYPRGPEDPSAGAVRDSYSSSGNDFSTLVGRVTGNTYIGRTAAGGEGDSIDLDGDGSADATFSANCGFVLQLSNGIVTMAETDRNVTATIQGQTVQFEAYKPIAIYPQQQKVTRINVGGPAFTDSQARTWSADNYFSGGISSSKSFDVAGTTDDSLYLRYRYASPQEPLRYAIPVENDGSYQVRLHFIEPYFGIAGGEVSGASGDRVFHVDLEGNRVLSNYDLYSEAGAGKAVVKEFGQVVVNDDTLNIDLTSVVNYALLAAIEVEKVSEETKPLVASDSSALSIKAFEENEGHGLELKVYPNPNTGDKVYIAVKTAGTNEAVTVTLHDGVGRMLKTILLVTNGQDTGEADMNIATGLSKGVYIIKASTASGSSKQSKLVVE, via the coding sequence TTGCCCTCCCATCTACCCGATGTAGAATACCACCTGACGGCAAAGCCCTGGCATCCCCTGAATATCCCGCGTGAAGCCTACCTGGACCGGGTGGAGGGAATTGTGCGCGAGGTCGTTACCTTTCAGAATCAGCGCGGGGCTATCATAGATCCGTACCGGCGGGGCGAGGTGCAGTACAGCACACCCTATTTCGCCTTTGCAGTTGGAACCCTGATCTCCTCGGGCCGCGCCATGGACCTGCTGGACGAGGGGGTGGCGGCCATGAACAGCGCCACCGGCAAAATAGCCAGGGGGGCAGGTGCCATACCTGATAACCACGGCGAGTTTTTTCTGGCGCCGCTGGCTAACGCTGTTCCCTTTTACGCACCGCATGTGCCGGTGGAGGTGCTGGAAACCTGGAAAACCCGCATGGAAAAACCGGTGGAGCTTATCCTCAGGGGCCGCACCCACAACTGGAGAACGTATGCGATGAAGGGCGAATGGTACCGGGCGAAGAACGGGTATATAGACAAGGCCCGCGCTGTTGATTGGCTGGAGGATAGCTGGATAAACACCCAAAAGTCCCGCTTCACCAACAACCCCTGGAATTTTTACCACGACCAAACCAGCGATCCGGACACCTGGCCGTACGAGTCGGCGGCGAGGGGGAACCTGCTGGCCATGATTGCAGACGGCTACGATGGCACCTCCAGAGACGAGATACTGCACACCCTGGAAAGAGCAAGCCAGTCCAGCCTGCTCCTGCAGGACCCTTCGGGCCAGGGCGTTGCCGGGGGGCGCAGCGGCAACCACACCTGGAACGACATCGTGCTGGCCAACGGCTATGAGACAATGGCTGAAATGGCCTATAAGGCCGGAGAGACCCGCCTGGCAGGGCAGTATCGCAGGGCCGCCGCGCTGGGTTTCCAGAGCGTGCAGCGGTGGAGAAGGGAAGATGGCACCTACTCCGTCACCAAAAACCACTTCGACCCCGCCGACAGGGTAGGATTCGCTATCTACAGCCACTTCACCAACTACAACGGCTATATGATGTACCATATGGCCGAGAACTACCTCCGCCACATTTCTCCTATACCCGAGCAACCCGCCCCGAACGAAATAGGAGGCTATACGCTGGTGAGTGGCGGAAACCTGGCGACTGCCGTCGCAAACGCGGGCGGAATGCACATGCAGGTAAACCTGCGGGGGGCAACCAAGCCCGCCTATGGCATCTACTGGACTACCTTGGGTGTTGTGCGATTCGGCAAAACAGGATGGGACTCCCGGTTAGGACCGTCAGATGGGGTAAGAGAAACGAAATATGGACTGGGAGTTTCATTTGCGCCTACTTTCCTGGAGGGCGATAAATGGGTGCGGCTGTCGAGCCTGCCGGATCGCTACGAAGCGGTATTCTCCACTCAGTTTACGCACCCATTGCTGGTGCGCTGCCGCATAGTTTATAAACCCAAAAACGGCCGGGAGGGTCCCACCTTCACCAATGATTTCGTAATTACCCCAGACGGCATTCGCTCCACGCTTACCTCCAGCGCGACTGCAACCGACTTTGGCGTTACTTGGCCTGTACTAACCTCTGATGGAGCCACCAGTCTCCGCAACGAATTAACCTCTCACACTGCCAGCGTATCCTTCCCCGGTGAAGCCGATGAGCAGAACTTTATCGCCCTACATCCCGCACCAGCCATTACGGCCACAGACGTTGTCAGGAGAAGCGCTTATGGCGACCTCCTTCCCGTGAGAATGGTTTCCGGCGCTGCCACCAACACCACTTTTATATATCCGCGCGGGCCGGAGGACCCCAGTGCCGGGGCTGTACGGGACAGTTACAGCAGTTCGGGGAATGACTTCTCAACCTTAGTAGGAAGAGTAACAGGCAACACCTATATAGGCAGAACGGCGGCTGGGGGTGAGGGAGATTCCATCGACCTGGACGGCGACGGCTCCGCCGACGCGACCTTCAGTGCCAACTGCGGCTTTGTGCTGCAGCTAAGCAATGGCATCGTCACCATGGCAGAGACAGACAGAAATGTCACAGCAACTATACAGGGACAAACCGTTCAGTTTGAGGCTTACAAACCCATAGCCATATATCCCCAGCAGCAGAAAGTAACGCGCATCAATGTCGGGGGCCCTGCTTTCACAGATAGCCAGGCACGCACCTGGAGCGCAGACAACTATTTCTCCGGCGGCATTTCCTCCTCCAAGTCTTTCGATGTGGCGGGCACCACCGACGACAGCCTGTACCTGCGGTACCGGTATGCCTCTCCGCAAGAACCACTCCGCTACGCCATTCCGGTTGAGAATGACGGCTCATACCAGGTGCGGCTCCATTTCATAGAACCCTACTTCGGCATTGCAGGCGGGGAAGTATCAGGCGCATCAGGCGACCGCGTTTTCCATGTGGACCTGGAGGGAAACCGGGTGCTCAGCAACTACGATCTCTACAGCGAAGCGGGAGCGGGCAAAGCCGTGGTAAAAGAGTTCGGGCAGGTTGTGGTAAACGATGACACCCTCAACATCGACTTAACCTCCGTGGTTAACTATGCGCTTCTTGCAGCTATCGAAGTGGAGAAAGTGTCGGAAGAAACGAAGCCATTAGTAGCCAGCGATTCATCCGCTCTTTCTATCAAGGCTTTTGAAGAAAATGAAGGGCATGGCCTGGAACTGAAGGTATATCCCAACCCGAACACGGGCGACAAAGTATATATAGCGGTCAAAACCGCAGGCACAAACGAGGCTGTCACAGTTACTTTGCATGACGGTGTTGGGCGTATGCTGAAAACCATACTGCTGGTCACCAACGGGCAGGACACAGGCGAGGCAGATATGAATATAGCCACTGGACTGAGCAAGGGCGTCTATATTATCAAAGCCAGTACCGCATCAGGAAGTAGTAAGCAATCAAAGCTGGTAGTGGAGTAA